In the genome of Haloarcula sp. CBA1129, one region contains:
- a CDS encoding nuclear transport factor 2 family protein — MSQTNEDAVRTYYTAIDAEEYDTVFALFDESIIYERPGQESIRSIDALKDFYLNHRPLSDGSHKIHSLTSDGETVAVRGTFSGTQADTDVSFGFADFFVFGEDGLIKRRCTYTDRDTV, encoded by the coding sequence GTGTCACAGACAAACGAAGATGCTGTCCGAACGTATTACACAGCTATTGATGCTGAAGAGTATGATACAGTATTTGCTCTCTTCGACGAGAGTATAATATATGAACGGCCTGGGCAGGAAAGTATTCGCAGTATAGACGCTCTCAAAGACTTTTATCTCAATCACCGGCCGCTATCTGATGGGTCTCATAAAATCCACTCGCTCACTAGTGACGGTGAGACTGTTGCAGTAAGAGGGACGTTTAGCGGCACGCAGGCTGATACCGACGTCTCATTTGGATTTGCCGACTTCTTTGTATTCGGTGAGGATGGCCTTATTAAGCGCCGCTGTACCTACACGGACCGAGACACGGTATGA